The Methanocalculus natronophilus genome window below encodes:
- a CDS encoding shikimate dehydrogenase family protein — MYGLLGKTLRHSFSKQIHEALSPEMNYELLETKSLRDFIKTIPFKGLNVTLPYKHDVLDMLDYIDPTAKAIGAVNTIVLKDNKKHGYNTDYLALKEIIENTYPSNRNTVVTILGNGATKGTLMYALKQSGYQTIHVCAR; from the coding sequence ATGTATGGATTACTCGGAAAAACACTGAGACACAGCTTTTCAAAACAAATTCATGAAGCTTTGAGCCCTGAGATGAACTACGAACTCTTAGAAACAAAATCACTTAGAGATTTTATAAAGACGATTCCTTTTAAAGGATTAAATGTTACCTTGCCTTATAAACACGATGTTCTAGACATGTTAGATTATATTGACCCTACCGCAAAAGCAATTGGTGCCGTCAACACAATTGTCTTAAAAGACAATAAAAAACATGGTTATAATACGGATTATTTAGCATTAAAAGAAATCATTGAAAATACATATCCTTCGAATAGAAACACGGTCGTAACAATACTGGGAAATGGCGCTACTAAGGGAACTTTAATGTATGCTTTAAAACAATCCGGCTACCAAACCATTCATGTTTGTGCAAGAAA